In a genomic window of Roseiflexus castenholzii DSM 13941:
- a CDS encoding metalloenzyme yields the protein MSILFVFIDGVGLASAGRDNPLSDAPTPTMNALLNGALTIERAGASSHALLRPLDATMGVTGLPQSGTGQTALLAGVNAAALHGRHQPHFPPVALRSILAERSIFRRLTEAGRRVAFANAFGVRYWEALAARRLRRSASVIAAEGAGVRFRSDHDLRTGSALTWDITGETIRAGGGDAPVIAAHVAGERLARLAARYDLVFFETFLTDLAGHGRLAHLAAPDRSPPSIAEQVHMAMERVDSMIRGALDVLRPGDTLVLTSDHGNVESLSSSTHTRNPVPLLVVGPAAPQFGHLVSIVQVADAVVAAAQEYAA from the coding sequence GTGAGCATTCTCTTTGTATTTATCGATGGCGTTGGGCTGGCGTCAGCCGGGCGTGACAATCCGCTTTCGGATGCACCGACCCCCACGATGAATGCCCTGCTCAACGGTGCATTAACGATCGAGCGCGCCGGCGCTTCTTCCCATGCGCTCTTGCGCCCACTCGACGCAACCATGGGGGTGACAGGATTGCCGCAGAGCGGCACCGGTCAGACGGCGTTGCTGGCAGGTGTGAATGCTGCCGCGCTTCATGGGCGTCATCAACCGCATTTCCCGCCCGTGGCGCTGCGCTCGATCCTGGCGGAGCGCAGCATTTTCCGCCGCCTTACCGAAGCGGGAAGGCGTGTGGCGTTCGCTAATGCGTTTGGTGTGCGGTATTGGGAAGCGCTGGCGGCGCGAAGGCTTCGTCGTTCGGCGAGCGTCATCGCTGCCGAAGGCGCGGGTGTGCGTTTTCGCAGCGATCACGACCTGCGCACCGGCAGCGCACTGACGTGGGACATTACCGGCGAAACGATCCGCGCCGGTGGCGGCGATGCACCCGTGATTGCAGCGCATGTCGCCGGAGAGCGTCTGGCGCGACTGGCTGCCCGATACGATCTGGTGTTCTTCGAGACATTCCTGACCGATCTCGCCGGTCATGGGCGTCTGGCGCATCTTGCTGCGCCCGATCGATCACCCCCATCGATTGCGGAACAGGTTCATATGGCGATGGAACGGGTCGATAGCATGATCAGAGGTGCATTGGATGTACTGCGTCCTGGCGATACACTCGTGCTCACCAGCGACCACGGCAATGTCGAAAGCCTGTCATCATCGACCCATACACGCAATCCTGTACCACTGCTCGTTGTTGGTCCCGCTGCTCCCCAATTTGGGCATCTTGTCAGTATTGTTCAAGTCGCCGATGCTGTTGTTGCTGCGGCACAGGAGTATGCTGCGTGA
- a CDS encoding NAD(+)/NADH kinase: protein MSGEVAGWLTERSIQVWRGVSHEGRAQHAVDHTDLVLALGGDGTVLRAARLAIPSGVPVLPVALGRLNFMAELEPSTLYQGLEDMLAGRFWLDSRTLVEATVLRADGITVSPILALNEIIVARGDINRTVLVDVEIYDARLTTYHADGVIVASATGSTAYALAAGGPIIDPRSTALVLVPVAAHLTNVPSLVLHEDAVVTLTLQSRHPAGFSADGHDHIALHEGDRVIVRRSQRCCTFARVYPQSTFYARMMQRLRRE, encoded by the coding sequence ATGTCCGGCGAAGTCGCCGGTTGGCTGACCGAGCGTTCGATCCAGGTCTGGCGTGGTGTATCGCACGAGGGGCGCGCACAGCACGCCGTCGATCATACCGATCTAGTGCTCGCCCTTGGAGGGGATGGCACGGTGCTGCGCGCAGCGCGCCTCGCCATTCCCAGCGGTGTTCCGGTACTGCCCGTCGCACTGGGGCGGCTCAATTTCATGGCGGAACTCGAACCATCCACCCTCTACCAGGGGCTTGAAGATATGCTTGCGGGCCGCTTCTGGCTCGACTCGCGCACGCTGGTTGAGGCGACGGTGCTGCGCGCTGATGGTATTACGGTCTCACCGATCCTGGCGCTCAATGAAATTATTGTTGCCCGCGGCGATATTAATCGCACGGTGCTTGTCGACGTCGAAATCTATGATGCGCGCCTGACGACCTATCACGCCGACGGGGTGATCGTTGCGAGCGCCACCGGATCGACAGCATATGCGCTGGCAGCCGGCGGTCCCATTATCGATCCGCGCTCGACGGCGCTGGTGCTGGTGCCGGTGGCTGCTCACCTGACGAATGTTCCATCGCTGGTGCTGCACGAGGATGCAGTGGTAACCCTGACGCTCCAGAGTCGTCACCCGGCAGGCTTCTCTGCCGACGGGCACGACCATATCGCGCTGCACGAAGGTGATCGCGTCATTGTTCGGCGTTCCCAACGCTGTTGCACTTTTGCGCGTGTTTATCCGCAGAGCACCTTCTACGCGCGTATGATGCAGCGCCTGCGGCGGGAGTGA